In Elusimicrobium sp. An273, a genomic segment contains:
- the atpB gene encoding F0F1 ATP synthase subunit A, which translates to MDVAEIIAHHILDHDWGVTLDGFRLPITTHSVTLLAISVVLLLGLSWIARLGPSRAGRLLKTLMEEYVSFIRDGIVLPNMGKEGKSFLPYFCTLFLFVLCSALAGLIPNMKTATANISVTAALALCSGGLILYCGLKFHGPIGFLKGFIPSGTPGWLVPLIFPLEVVSMIIKVCVLAIRLFANMLSGHMVLICLLLIIFVVGQMHIAAGAGALLPAMGLELFMTCLELLVAFLQAYVFTLLTSIFAGSVIHTH; encoded by the coding sequence ATGGACGTCGCTGAGATTATTGCACACCATATTTTGGATCACGATTGGGGGGTTACGCTGGACGGGTTCCGCCTGCCGATCACCACACATTCCGTTACCTTGTTGGCGATAAGCGTGGTATTGTTGTTGGGGCTCTCGTGGATTGCCCGCTTGGGGCCCAGCCGCGCAGGGCGCCTGCTGAAGACCTTGATGGAAGAATACGTTTCGTTTATACGGGACGGCATTGTCCTGCCTAATATGGGCAAAGAAGGAAAAAGCTTCCTGCCGTATTTTTGCACCCTGTTTTTGTTTGTGCTGTGCAGCGCTTTGGCGGGGCTGATTCCCAATATGAAAACCGCCACGGCCAACATTTCCGTTACCGCCGCGCTGGCGTTGTGCTCGGGCGGACTAATCTTATATTGCGGGCTTAAATTCCACGGCCCGATCGGGTTTTTAAAAGGGTTTATTCCGTCCGGCACGCCGGGCTGGCTGGTGCCGCTTATTTTCCCGCTGGAAGTAGTCAGTATGATCATCAAAGTATGCGTACTGGCGATTCGTCTTTTTGCCAATATGCTTTCGGGGCATATGGTGCTGATTTGCTTGCTGCTGATTATTTTTGTAGTCGGACAGATGCACATTGCCGCAGGGGCGGGCGCGCTGCTGCCGGCAATGGGGTTGGAACTTTTTATGACGTGTCTGGAACTGCTGGTGGCGTTTTTGCAGGCGTATGTATTTACGCTGTTAACCAGCATTTTTGCCGGATCGGTCATTCATACGCATTGA
- the atpE gene encoding ATP synthase F0 subunit C: MELVALKYIAAGLGAGLVVIGAGLGLGKIGNAALEGIARQPEAGADLRSTMIVIAALLEGAAMLGLVICLLTLVLK; this comes from the coding sequence ATGGAACTCGTAGCACTGAAATATATTGCCGCTGGCCTGGGCGCCGGTTTAGTTGTGATCGGAGCGGGGCTGGGGTTAGGAAAAATCGGTAACGCTGCGTTGGAAGGGATTGCCCGCCAGCCGGAAGCCGGTGCCGATTTGCGCTCTACGATGATTGTAATCGCCGCGTTGTTGGAAGGCGCCGCCATGTTGGGGCTGGTAATCTGCCTGTTGACGCTGGTGCTCAAATAA
- the atpF gene encoding F0F1 ATP synthase subunit B encodes MEDLLKPDYGVLVLTVCNFLLLVYLLKKFAWNLIIGGLEKREQQIADDKKQAQDARAAAETLKQELDAKLAQISEEASKRMAEAVKIGEKQKEQILSAAKEQSDRLLAQAKAQIEAEKNKALADVRGEIARTAVLAASKVVQQQMSEQSAKSVVDRVLEEIKAK; translated from the coding sequence ATGGAAGATTTGTTAAAGCCGGACTACGGCGTGCTGGTACTGACCGTCTGCAACTTTTTACTGTTGGTGTATTTGCTCAAGAAATTTGCGTGGAACCTCATTATTGGCGGGTTGGAAAAACGCGAACAGCAAATAGCCGACGATAAAAAGCAGGCGCAGGACGCCCGCGCCGCCGCGGAAACGCTCAAGCAGGAGTTGGATGCGAAATTGGCCCAGATTTCCGAAGAAGCCTCCAAACGGATGGCGGAAGCGGTAAAAATCGGAGAAAAGCAGAAAGAGCAAATTCTTTCCGCCGCCAAAGAACAGTCCGACCGGCTGCTGGCGCAGGCCAAAGCGCAAATTGAAGCGGAAAAGAACAAAGCGCTCGCGGACGTGCGGGGTGAAATTGCCCGTACGGCGGTGCTGGCTGCCTCCAAGGTGGTGCAGCAGCAGATGAGCGAACAGTCCGCCAAGAGCGTGGTAGACCGCGTGTTGGAAGAAATAAAAGCGAAGTAA
- the atpH gene encoding ATP synthase F1 subunit delta, with product MNSSDRLAVQRYAAAYNDLSATNEQAQRRAQDLRAAQEALSSVREVMTSPRVTARQKKQAVRAALSQAPETASFVELLIDAKRYPLLDAVTRRVGELLDERMGILRAEVVSARALSPEQKKQTQEALSARYGAKVEASFSVDPTLLGGLKMTCRGELIDGSLQGRLMKLQEELTH from the coding sequence ATGAACAGTTCAGACAGACTTGCGGTGCAGCGTTATGCCGCCGCCTATAACGATTTAAGCGCTACGAACGAACAAGCCCAGCGGCGCGCACAGGATTTGCGCGCCGCGCAAGAGGCGCTTTCGTCCGTGCGGGAGGTAATGACCAGCCCCCGCGTCACCGCCCGGCAAAAAAAGCAGGCGGTGCGTGCCGCGCTTTCCCAGGCGCCGGAGACGGCGTCGTTTGTGGAACTGTTGATTGACGCAAAACGTTACCCGCTTTTAGATGCCGTTACCCGCCGCGTGGGGGAATTGTTGGACGAGCGGATGGGTATTTTGCGTGCGGAAGTGGTGTCGGCCCGCGCGCTGAGCCCCGAACAGAAAAAACAAACGCAAGAGGCCCTCTCGGCGCGTTACGGTGCGAAGGTGGAGGCGTCTTTTTCGGTTGACCCGACGCTGTTGGGCGGTCTGAAAATGACTTGCCGGGGGGAACTGATAGACGGCAGCTTGCAGGGGCGGCTTATGAAACTGCAAGAAGAGTTGACACATTAA
- the atpA gene encoding F0F1 ATP synthase subunit alpha — MAIRPEEITNIIKEKIEHFDTSADVNEVGTVIQVGDGIARVHGLNNVKASELVDFGNGVQGMALNLEYDNVGCVLMGPDHLVHEGGLVKRTGEVISIPVGADMIGRVVDPLGHALDGKGAIKADKKMPLDIVAPGIIDRQPVKQPLQTGIKAIDAMVPIGKGQRELIIGDRQTGKTAIAVDAIINQKNIPASERCICIYVAVGQKQSTVAQVVKTLTDFGAMDYTVVVSATASDPASLLYIAPYAGCAIGEYFMWQGKDVLIVYDDLSKHAQAYRQMSLLLRRPPGREAYPGDVFYLHSRLLERACKLSNENGGGSLTALPIIETQANDVSAYIPTNVISITDGQIYLESSLFLSGIKPAINVGLSVSRVGGSAQRKTMRKVAGTLRIDLSQYQELAGFAQFGSELDKESQRQIARGKRMTELLKQNQYAPLKVGEEVLVLYAGVHGYLDSIEVSDVLEYEKQLLAFARAQRPDVLDTLNAANELTKEVEEKVVSTLDEFKTVFKPASQEK; from the coding sequence ATGGCAATTAGACCCGAAGAAATAACCAATATCATCAAAGAAAAAATTGAACATTTTGACACTTCTGCCGACGTAAACGAAGTGGGCACCGTCATCCAAGTGGGCGACGGAATCGCCCGCGTGCATGGGTTGAACAACGTCAAGGCGTCGGAGCTGGTGGATTTTGGCAACGGCGTGCAAGGCATGGCGTTAAACCTGGAATATGATAACGTCGGCTGTGTGTTGATGGGGCCCGACCATTTGGTGCATGAAGGCGGCCTGGTCAAACGCACGGGAGAAGTCATCAGCATTCCGGTGGGCGCGGACATGATTGGCCGCGTGGTAGACCCGCTGGGCCACGCGCTGGACGGCAAAGGCGCCATCAAGGCCGACAAAAAAATGCCGCTGGACATTGTAGCCCCCGGCATTATTGACCGCCAACCCGTCAAACAGCCGCTGCAAACCGGCATTAAAGCCATTGACGCCATGGTGCCGATCGGAAAAGGCCAGCGCGAGCTGATCATCGGCGACCGCCAAACCGGCAAAACCGCCATCGCGGTGGACGCCATTATCAACCAAAAGAACATCCCGGCGTCGGAGCGCTGCATCTGCATTTACGTGGCCGTCGGCCAAAAACAGAGCACGGTGGCCCAAGTGGTCAAAACGCTCACGGATTTCGGCGCGATGGATTACACCGTTGTCGTCTCGGCGACGGCGTCCGATCCGGCTTCCCTTTTGTATATCGCCCCGTACGCGGGCTGCGCCATCGGCGAATACTTTATGTGGCAGGGCAAAGACGTGCTGATTGTGTACGACGATCTGTCCAAACACGCGCAGGCGTACCGCCAGATGTCCTTGCTGCTGCGCCGTCCGCCAGGCCGCGAAGCTTACCCCGGCGACGTATTTTACTTGCATTCCAGACTGTTGGAACGCGCGTGCAAACTGTCCAACGAAAACGGCGGCGGTTCGCTGACGGCGCTGCCGATTATTGAAACGCAGGCCAACGACGTGTCCGCCTACATTCCGACCAACGTCATTTCCATTACGGACGGACAGATTTATCTGGAAAGCAGCTTGTTCTTAAGCGGCATCAAACCGGCTATTAACGTCGGGTTGTCCGTATCGCGCGTGGGCGGTTCGGCCCAGCGCAAAACCATGCGCAAAGTGGCCGGCACGCTGCGTATTGATTTGTCGCAGTATCAGGAATTGGCGGGCTTTGCCCAGTTCGGTTCCGAACTGGATAAAGAATCCCAGCGCCAAATTGCCCGCGGCAAACGCATGACGGAATTGTTGAAACAAAACCAATACGCCCCGCTGAAAGTGGGCGAAGAAGTGTTGGTGTTGTATGCGGGCGTACACGGATACTTGGATTCCATTGAAGTAAGCGACGTATTGGAATACGAAAAACAGCTGCTTGCTTTTGCCCGCGCCCAGCGCCCCGACGTGCTGGATACGCTCAACGCCGCCAACGAACTGACCAAAGAAGTGGAAGAAAAAGTGGTCAGCACGCTGGACGAATTTAAAACGGTTTTTAAACCCGCTTCACAGGAGAAATAA
- the rfaD gene encoding ADP-glyceromanno-heptose 6-epimerase: protein MDAKTKKKYLVTGGAGFIGSNIAKTLEAQGHEVTVMDDFSKNGHFKNLIGFKGDVITADLFEYMPTDMYFDAIFHEAAITDTTVMDQKAMMEQNVEAFKNLLNFAAENEIKKVIYASSAATYGNGPVPNVETQPTHPENVYGFSKVIMDNVARQFAEDNNDMTIIGLRYFNVYGPGEYYKGKMASMVYQLYNQMKAGKRPRVFKYGEQQRDFVYVKDIVKINLCALNNGKETCVYNAATGIPRDYNAIIACLNKELGTNLEPEYIDNPYPFFQLKTQADMTLAKEKLGYEPDYSLEAGIADYVSILEGRNSK from the coding sequence ATGGACGCGAAAACGAAAAAGAAATACTTGGTTACCGGCGGCGCCGGATTTATCGGCAGCAATATCGCCAAAACCTTGGAAGCCCAAGGCCATGAAGTAACGGTCATGGACGATTTTTCCAAGAACGGACATTTCAAAAACCTGATCGGGTTCAAAGGCGACGTCATCACCGCGGATTTGTTTGAATACATGCCCACGGATATGTATTTTGACGCCATTTTCCACGAAGCCGCCATTACCGATACGACGGTGATGGATCAGAAAGCCATGATGGAACAAAACGTGGAAGCCTTTAAAAACCTGCTGAACTTTGCCGCGGAAAACGAAATTAAAAAAGTAATTTACGCTTCTTCCGCCGCCACATACGGCAACGGCCCCGTGCCCAATGTGGAAACGCAGCCCACGCACCCGGAAAACGTATACGGTTTTTCCAAAGTGATTATGGATAACGTGGCCCGCCAGTTTGCCGAAGACAATAACGATATGACCATCATCGGCCTGCGCTATTTCAACGTCTACGGCCCCGGGGAATACTATAAAGGCAAAATGGCCAGCATGGTATACCAGCTTTACAACCAGATGAAAGCCGGCAAACGCCCGCGCGTATTCAAATACGGCGAACAACAGCGCGATTTTGTGTACGTAAAAGATATTGTCAAAATCAATCTCTGCGCGCTCAACAACGGCAAAGAAACCTGCGTCTACAACGCCGCCACCGGCATTCCGCGCGACTATAACGCCATCATTGCGTGCCTGAACAAAGAGCTCGGCACCAACCTGGAACCGGAATACATTGACAACCCGTATCCGTTCTTCCAGCTTAAAACGCAGGCGGATATGACGCTGGCCAAGGAAAAACTCGGCTACGAGCCGGACTACTCGCTGGAAGCGGGTATCGCCGACTATGTGTCTATCCTGGAAGGGCGCAACAGCAAATAA
- the atpG gene encoding ATP synthase F1 subunit gamma encodes MESLRDIRQNIKAIKSTQQIMQTMKMISSARIRRAQEAMEAARPFAKKMLEMVDDLKQDILAMPQPDEGESWEGRFFVNKTGDPRKIGLLVITGDKGLAGSFNAVILRSVLQFLKANKDKEIFVFAVGKKGRDFLARLKMPQLHLAYESVGIFPKVSYAHAELLGEAVLKTFFEQKLGSVTLIYNDFKSLASQNLVEQKILPFDFEAITKDREESDFLFEPGMLEIFKLLVPRLFKANMYRFLLESQAANLAATMNAMDAASKNAGELVTALGVKLNKVRQAGITNEILDIVNGAEALNS; translated from the coding sequence ATGGAATCACTTAGGGACATACGGCAAAATATAAAAGCCATCAAATCCACGCAGCAGATTATGCAGACGATGAAGATGATCTCCAGCGCCCGCATCCGCCGCGCCCAGGAAGCGATGGAAGCCGCCCGCCCGTTCGCCAAGAAGATGTTGGAAATGGTGGACGATTTGAAACAAGACATTTTAGCGATGCCGCAGCCCGACGAAGGCGAAAGCTGGGAAGGGCGATTTTTCGTAAACAAAACGGGAGATCCCCGCAAAATCGGGTTGCTGGTCATCACCGGGGACAAGGGGCTGGCCGGCTCTTTTAACGCGGTGATTTTACGCAGCGTCTTGCAGTTTTTAAAAGCAAACAAAGACAAAGAAATTTTTGTTTTTGCGGTGGGTAAAAAAGGACGTGATTTCCTCGCCCGGTTAAAAATGCCCCAGCTGCATTTGGCCTATGAAAGCGTGGGGATTTTCCCCAAGGTGTCGTATGCGCATGCCGAGCTGTTGGGAGAAGCGGTTTTAAAGACGTTTTTTGAACAGAAATTAGGCAGCGTTACGCTGATTTATAACGACTTTAAATCCCTGGCCAGCCAGAACTTGGTGGAACAGAAAATCCTGCCGTTTGATTTTGAAGCGATTACAAAAGATCGGGAAGAAAGCGACTTTCTGTTTGAGCCTGGCATGCTGGAAATTTTCAAACTGTTGGTGCCGCGGCTGTTCAAAGCCAACATGTACCGCTTTTTGCTGGAATCCCAAGCGGCCAACTTGGCGGCCACGATGAACGCCATGGACGCCGCCAGCAAAAACGCAGGCGAACTGGTTACCGCGCTGGGCGTGAAGCTCAACAAAGTGCGCCAGGCGGGCATTACCAACGAAATTTTGGATATTGTCAACGGAGCGGAAGCTCTTAACAGTTAA
- the atpD gene encoding F0F1 ATP synthase subunit beta, translating to MKTGKVIQIIGAAVDVQFEQDHLPAIENAIEIEMDGGKKIVAEVAQQMGDGIVRCVSLESTDGLQRGAKAVDTEGPLSVPVGEGCLGRLMNVLGKPQDHKGDIKGAMQMPIHRDPPSLEDQNPTPEIFETGIKVIDLIAPYMKGGKVGLFGGAGVGKTVLIMELINNVAREHHGSSVFGGVGERSREGNDLMLEMSESKLADGSSVLDKTVLVYGQMNEPPGARAKVALTALTQAEYFRDVKGQDVLLFLDNIFRFVLANSEVSALLGRMPSAVGYQPTLNTEIGNLQERITSTKKGAITSIQAVYVPADDLTDPGVAATFTHLDSTSVLSRQIASLGIYPAVDPLDSTSRILDPRIIGEEHYNVAQRVRQVLQKYKDLQDIIAILGMDELSDEDKKTVARARRIQKFLSQPFSVAEQFTGHPGKYVKLADTIKAFKGIVDGEYDHIPESCFYMCGGIDDVLANYEKVKDKE from the coding sequence ATGAAGACCGGAAAAGTAATTCAAATCATTGGCGCCGCGGTGGACGTGCAGTTTGAGCAAGACCACCTGCCCGCCATTGAAAACGCCATTGAAATTGAAATGGACGGCGGCAAAAAAATCGTAGCCGAAGTGGCCCAGCAAATGGGCGACGGCATTGTACGCTGCGTTTCGCTGGAAAGCACCGACGGCTTACAGCGCGGCGCCAAAGCCGTAGATACCGAAGGGCCTCTTTCCGTGCCCGTAGGCGAAGGATGCTTGGGCCGCCTGATGAACGTGCTGGGCAAGCCGCAGGATCACAAAGGCGACATTAAAGGCGCCATGCAGATGCCCATTCACCGCGATCCGCCCTCTTTGGAAGACCAAAACCCCACCCCGGAAATTTTTGAAACCGGTATTAAGGTCATTGACCTGATCGCCCCGTATATGAAAGGGGGAAAAGTAGGGCTGTTTGGCGGTGCGGGGGTAGGCAAAACCGTACTGATTATGGAGCTGATTAACAACGTGGCGCGCGAACACCACGGGAGCTCCGTCTTCGGCGGCGTGGGGGAAAGAAGCCGCGAAGGAAACGATTTGATGTTGGAAATGAGCGAGTCCAAATTGGCGGACGGCAGCTCGGTGTTGGACAAAACCGTGCTGGTATACGGACAGATGAACGAACCGCCAGGGGCGCGCGCGAAAGTGGCGCTGACGGCTTTGACGCAGGCGGAATACTTCCGCGACGTCAAAGGGCAGGACGTGCTGCTGTTTTTGGACAACATCTTCCGCTTTGTGTTGGCCAACTCCGAAGTGTCCGCCCTGCTGGGGCGTATGCCTTCGGCCGTAGGGTATCAGCCCACGCTTAACACCGAAATCGGCAACCTGCAGGAACGCATCACGTCCACCAAGAAAGGGGCCATTACCTCTATTCAGGCCGTATACGTCCCCGCGGACGACTTGACCGACCCCGGGGTGGCGGCCACCTTTACGCACTTGGATTCCACGTCCGTGCTCTCGCGCCAGATTGCCAGCTTGGGCATTTACCCGGCGGTGGATCCGCTGGATTCCACCTCGCGCATTTTGGATCCGCGCATTATCGGCGAAGAACACTACAACGTGGCCCAGCGGGTGCGCCAGGTCTTGCAGAAATATAAGGACTTGCAGGATATCATCGCCATTTTGGGGATGGACGAACTGTCCGACGAAGACAAAAAAACTGTGGCCCGCGCCAGAAGAATTCAAAAATTCCTCTCGCAGCCCTTCTCCGTGGCGGAACAGTTTACCGGACATCCGGGCAAATACGTCAAATTGGCCGACACCATTAAAGCCTTTAAAGGCATTGTGGACGGCGAGTACGACCATATTCCGGAATCCTGCTTCTATATGTGCGGCGGCATAGACGACGTGCTGGCCAATTACGAAAAAGTAAAAGACAAAGAGTAA
- the atpC gene encoding ATP synthase F1 subunit epsilon — protein sequence MSKKLTLNLITPEKQLISNREADMVVLPALLGEMGILPGHIKTIVQLGMGSLRYKNDGKEEEFAVLGGFAEVLHNVVNVFAEGADLADEIDEEVEKQKIKAVKESLSRKDADIDFELAEIEIKQAIARMKVKKRHM from the coding sequence ATGTCCAAAAAACTGACCCTGAACCTGATTACGCCGGAAAAACAACTCATCTCCAACCGGGAAGCCGATATGGTGGTCTTGCCCGCTTTGCTGGGGGAGATGGGCATTTTGCCCGGGCACATCAAAACCATTGTGCAGCTGGGTATGGGTTCACTGCGTTATAAAAACGACGGCAAGGAAGAAGAATTCGCCGTACTGGGCGGCTTTGCCGAGGTGTTGCATAACGTGGTTAACGTGTTTGCGGAAGGGGCGGATTTGGCCGACGAAATTGATGAAGAAGTGGAAAAACAGAAAATCAAAGCCGTCAAAGAATCGCTCTCCCGCAAAGATGCCGATATTGATTTTGAACTGGCTGAAATTGAAATCAAGCAGGCGATTGCGCGTATGAAAGTGAAAAAGAGACATATGTAA
- a CDS encoding carbohydrate kinase family protein, with amino-acid sequence MTSKPIVVGLGEVLWDMLAEGKRPGGAPANVAYHAAHHGAEGWLISAVGQDALGDDLQQQLHAGGVQLEVARVPFPTGRVEVTLQQGIPSYRIVENTAWDHIPLTQAASRLLARADGVCFGSLAFRTAESRRNLSALLAGMPAETLKVLDINLRQPYYSKELLETLLGLCNALKINDDELKVLADYFNWPTESVCAELMRRYGLRFLILTAGAQYSNVYAHGTLSHLPTPAVQVVDTVGAGDSFTAAFVCAWLRGESLERAHQQAVQTAARACGHAGAWD; translated from the coding sequence ATGACATCCAAACCGATTGTGGTGGGACTGGGAGAAGTGCTGTGGGATATGCTGGCGGAAGGCAAGCGGCCCGGCGGGGCGCCGGCCAATGTGGCGTATCATGCGGCGCACCACGGCGCGGAAGGATGGTTAATAAGCGCCGTCGGGCAGGACGCGTTGGGCGACGACTTACAGCAACAATTACACGCAGGCGGCGTGCAGCTGGAGGTGGCCCGCGTTCCGTTTCCAACGGGCCGCGTAGAGGTAACGCTGCAGCAGGGCATTCCGTCGTACCGCATTGTAGAAAATACCGCCTGGGATCATATCCCGCTTACGCAGGCGGCTTCGCGCCTGTTGGCGCGGGCGGACGGCGTGTGTTTCGGTTCACTGGCGTTTCGCACAGCGGAGTCGCGGCGCAATTTGTCGGCCCTGCTTGCCGGTATGCCGGCTGAAACGTTAAAAGTATTGGATATTAATTTGCGCCAGCCATATTATTCCAAAGAGCTGCTGGAAACCCTGTTGGGCCTGTGCAACGCGCTTAAAATAAACGATGACGAGTTAAAAGTTTTAGCGGATTATTTTAATTGGCCGACAGAGAGCGTGTGTGCGGAACTGATGCGGCGCTATGGCCTTCGGTTTCTTATTTTAACGGCCGGGGCCCAGTACAGCAACGTATATGCCCATGGCACCCTTTCCCATTTGCCTACACCCGCCGTGCAAGTAGTGGATACGGTGGGAGCCGGTGATTCCTTTACGGCGGCGTTTGTGTGCGCGTGGCTGCGGGGCGAAAGCCTGGAGCGGGCGCATCAGCAGGCGGTGCAAACGGCCGCCCGCGCATGCGGGCATGCGGGCGCTTGGGATTAA
- a CDS encoding prohibitin family protein: protein MRNITPISVSWKKLAVPIVALVLLIGVFNSFFTVSAGSVAVKLRFGKIVGAYGEGLHAKVPFVDKVEKFSVRIKKDSFQTEAFSKDLQTVGLTLAINHRILPDTIESIYRNLGPQYTATVLKPMVEEWTKAVIAKYSADSLISNRVEVARELDQILKEKMKEKEVIVSDIAITNFEFSPQFLKAVEEKQIAEQEAKRATNLVEKVKKEAEQKILQAEAEAKSLRLQREVVSDELIKLRQVEAQLKAIEKWDGHMPTYMAGDQMPFVMTK from the coding sequence ATGAGAAATATAACCCCTATTTCCGTAAGTTGGAAAAAACTGGCTGTACCGATAGTGGCCTTGGTGTTGCTGATCGGTGTGTTCAATTCCTTTTTTACGGTTTCGGCCGGCAGTGTGGCGGTGAAACTGCGCTTTGGAAAAATTGTAGGCGCGTACGGAGAAGGCCTGCACGCCAAAGTGCCTTTTGTGGATAAAGTGGAAAAATTTTCCGTCCGCATCAAAAAAGATTCGTTCCAAACGGAAGCGTTTTCAAAAGATTTGCAGACGGTAGGCTTAACTTTGGCCATCAACCACCGCATTTTGCCGGATACGATTGAATCCATTTACCGCAACTTGGGGCCGCAGTATACGGCTACGGTCTTAAAACCCATGGTGGAAGAATGGACAAAAGCCGTTATCGCCAAATACTCGGCGGACAGTTTGATTTCCAACCGGGTAGAAGTGGCGCGGGAATTGGATCAGATTTTAAAAGAAAAAATGAAAGAAAAAGAAGTTATCGTGTCCGACATTGCCATTACCAATTTTGAATTTTCTCCCCAGTTTTTAAAAGCGGTGGAAGAAAAACAAATTGCCGAACAAGAAGCCAAGCGGGCCACGAACCTGGTGGAAAAAGTGAAAAAAGAAGCCGAGCAGAAAATCCTGCAGGCGGAAGCGGAAGCCAAATCCCTGCGCTTGCAGCGGGAAGTGGTGTCGGACGAGCTGATCAAACTGCGCCAGGTGGAAGCGCAATTAAAAGCCATTGAAAAATGGGACGGGCATATGCCCACGTATATGGCCGGAGACCAAATGCCGTTTGTCATGACGAAATAA
- a CDS encoding tetratricopeptide repeat protein, whose amino-acid sequence MKTFLKIVLLLAVLAGVYVFVFYKTPQQREFEQTLSAAQAGDMQAAFKVAGLYAAGQGVKTPDGAQAAEWYRKAAADGNVEAAWKLAQLYIEGKVLPKNLEEAAVYLQLAAREGNAQAQTELGRFYEQGLGGLPSSRGEALNWYLQAGQQGDAQAQERAQDVQLEDPQLYEEVTRFQALLASAKTGDSQAQLEVGQMLREGYVIAQNNEEAARWFTQAWQEGEKLPQAAYELSRLYQNGEGVEKNEAKAMELLGAAAQAKNPDAQYQMGTLAYGANPPKYEDAFAWFSNAAAGGQAQGQYMTGFMLMQGQGTPKSVELAIQFFRKAAEQNHTAAQYVLGQIYWKGLGVPANKKEGEQWLRRAADSGNEAAKALLTSN is encoded by the coding sequence ATGAAAACATTTTTAAAAATCGTGTTGTTGCTGGCGGTGTTGGCGGGGGTGTATGTTTTTGTGTTTTATAAAACGCCGCAGCAGCGGGAATTTGAGCAAACCTTGTCGGCGGCGCAGGCGGGGGATATGCAGGCGGCGTTCAAGGTGGCGGGTTTATATGCGGCCGGCCAAGGCGTCAAAACGCCCGACGGCGCGCAAGCGGCCGAATGGTACCGCAAGGCGGCGGCGGACGGAAACGTGGAAGCGGCTTGGAAGCTGGCCCAACTATATATTGAGGGGAAAGTCCTGCCGAAAAATTTGGAAGAAGCGGCCGTTTATTTGCAGTTGGCCGCGCGCGAAGGCAACGCACAGGCGCAAACCGAACTGGGGCGTTTTTATGAACAGGGATTAGGCGGTTTGCCGTCCAGCCGCGGGGAAGCGTTGAATTGGTATTTGCAGGCCGGACAGCAGGGAGATGCGCAAGCCCAAGAACGCGCACAGGACGTGCAGCTGGAAGACCCGCAGCTCTATGAAGAAGTAACCCGTTTTCAAGCGTTGCTGGCCAGCGCCAAAACGGGCGATTCGCAGGCGCAGCTGGAAGTGGGGCAAATGCTGCGTGAAGGGTATGTGATTGCCCAAAACAACGAAGAAGCGGCCCGCTGGTTTACGCAGGCGTGGCAGGAAGGGGAGAAACTGCCGCAGGCCGCGTATGAACTGTCGCGGCTTTATCAAAACGGGGAAGGCGTGGAAAAAAATGAAGCCAAAGCCATGGAGCTCTTGGGCGCGGCCGCGCAAGCCAAAAACCCCGATGCACAATACCAAATGGGCACCTTGGCGTATGGTGCCAATCCGCCCAAATACGAAGATGCTTTCGCGTGGTTTTCCAATGCGGCGGCCGGCGGGCAGGCGCAGGGCCAATATATGACGGGCTTTATGCTGATGCAGGGGCAGGGAACGCCCAAATCGGTAGAGCTGGCCATTCAATTCTTCCGCAAAGCGGCCGAACAAAACCATACCGCCGCACAATACGTGCTGGGGCAAATTTATTGGAAAGGGCTGGGCGTGCCGGCCAATAAAAAAGAGGGGGAACAATGGCTCCGCCGCGCAGCAGACAGCGGCAACGAAGCGGCAAAAGCATTGTTAACATCTAACTAA